The DNA segment GTCCTTCGGTGACGTGAGCGCCGGGTCCATCCGCGCGTTCCTCACCCCGGCCGAGCGGTTCAACCGCAAGCGGCTGATCGACGGGGTAGCGAGGAAGATGCTTGCCGCCCACCTGGTGCTGCTGGGGATGGTGCTGGACTGGTCCTTCCGACTGGGCGTGCCGGGCGCGGCCTCGCTGTTTCAGGAGCACATGCCCTGGACTCGGTTCGCGCTCTTCATCTTGATCGCGGCGGAAGGATCGAGCCTGCTCCGCAACGTGAGGACGGTGATTCGCGTGAGCATGGCGTTTCAACGGGCTCTTGATGCGCTGGCGTCCGGCGGGGAGATGCAG comes from the Longimicrobium sp. genome and includes:
- a CDS encoding phage holin family protein, whose product is MSWPLSMVYSITPSAVAMASAFAFVGWVMGEVNLMLLVVAFLASFGDVSAGSIRAFLTPAERFNRKRLIDGVARKMLAAHLVLLGMVLDWSFRLGVPGAASLFQEHMPWTRFALFILIAAEGSSLLRNVRTVIRVSMAFQRALDALASGGEMQAIKAVDASLAGSPDEIGRRWTDGPRAGATTDPGARGEG